One genomic segment of Vulcanisaeta thermophila includes these proteins:
- a CDS encoding homoserine kinase, translated as MLCVRSPASIANLGPGFDVVAIALREPFDVVCAEVGGFGADSVRFVGKYASAVPRDFRETTIYPVVEWFRGFTGRGFSVNVVINKGIKPASGLGSSGADAAAIAYLLNELLNTGLSARDLVRVAAQGEVVSAGAPHMDNVSASLLGGLVLINPLTGDVVKVSVNDNVWFVVVIAGSKVSTGEMRKVVPDVVGINEFKNNASYLGMIIYSLMSGDADVLGRAVMGDVIVEPSRAKLYGHYGVVKDALLKAGALGVALSGAGPSMFGVFKERPIIDDLVNHLRSNGARDFEVVVTRPSNQGVVEVEGLTI; from the coding sequence ATGCTTTGCGTAAGGAGCCCAGCATCCATTGCAAACCTTGGGCCTGGATTTGATGTGGTGGCCATAGCCCTCAGGGAGCCCTTTGACGTTGTTTGTGCTGAGGTTGGGGGTTTTGGTGCTGACTCTGTGAGGTTCGTGGGTAAGTACGCCAGCGCCGTCCCCAGGGACTTCAGGGAGACCACCATTTACCCCGTGGTTGAGTGGTTTAGGGGGTTTACTGGGCGTGGTTTCTCCGTGAATGTAGTTATTAATAAAGGTATCAAACCAGCCAGCGGCCTTGGTAGTAGTGGTGCTGATGCTGCTGCCATTGCGTACCTACTCAATGAGTTACTTAATACGGGGCTTAGTGCCAGGGATTTAGTGAGGGTTGCGGCTCAGGGCGAGGTTGTATCGGCAGGCGCACCCCATATGGATAATGTCTCCGCCTCACTCCTGGGTGGTCTCGTTTTGATAAACCCATTGACTGGTGATGTGGTTAAGGTTTCGGTTAATGATAATGTTTGGTTTGTGGTCGTGATTGCGGGTAGTAAGGTTAGTACTGGTGAGATGCGTAAGGTGGTTCCAGACGTTGTGGGTATTAATGAGTTTAAGAACAATGCATCATACCTCGGCATGATAATCTACTCACTAATGAGTGGTGATGCTGACGTGCTGGGTAGGGCCGTTATGGGTGATGTTATTGTGGAACCCAGTAGGGCCAAGCTCTATGGGCATTATGGGGTCGTTAAGGATGCCTTACTAAAGGCTGGCGCACTCGGCGTGGCCCTTTCTGGCGCTGGCCCCTCGATGTTTGGTGTCTTTAAGGAGAGGCCCATTATTGATGACTTGGTTAATCACCTTAGGAGCAATGGTGCTCGTGATTTCGAGGTCGTGGTTACCAGGCCCAGTAATCAGGGTGTTGTTGAGGTTGAGGGATTAACTATTTAA
- a CDS encoding sugar phosphate nucleotidyltransferase has product MIKWAVITAAGLGSRMRSMTLIMPKALLPVFHNGDYALVPMIDVIMGRLRDAGVTNFLIVLGRNGKPLMDYLMDKVFTNALDGVSLAFTFQVRPMGFGDAVLRAEGFINADEFFVHADDGSLTMGYREGVELFNEVKPDALLFLREVNNPSRYGVAMVRSEGEYRGFRLLRVLHVEEKPREPKSNIAISAVYIFRRKIFDALRSVRNEGGELELTYGIEELIRGGGEVYGLLLSGDSWLSIGDPHNYYETLTRTFQERG; this is encoded by the coding sequence ATGATTAAGTGGGCCGTCATAACAGCGGCTGGGCTTGGTAGTAGGATGAGAAGTATGACCTTGATAATGCCCAAGGCACTACTCCCAGTGTTTCACAATGGGGATTATGCCCTGGTCCCCATGATCGACGTGATAATGGGTAGGCTTAGAGATGCTGGTGTCACGAACTTCCTAATAGTGCTTGGGAGGAATGGAAAGCCCCTCATGGATTACCTAATGGATAAGGTATTCACAAACGCACTCGATGGCGTATCACTGGCCTTCACATTCCAGGTGAGGCCCATGGGCTTTGGTGATGCAGTCCTCAGGGCTGAGGGTTTTATTAATGCTGATGAGTTCTTTGTCCATGCTGATGATGGCTCATTAACTATGGGGTATAGGGAGGGTGTTGAGTTATTTAATGAGGTTAAACCTGATGCATTGTTGTTTCTGCGTGAGGTTAATAATCCATCCAGGTACGGGGTTGCCATGGTGAGGTCTGAGGGTGAGTACAGGGGGTTCAGGCTTCTTAGGGTTCTCCATGTTGAGGAGAAGCCCCGTGAACCCAAGTCCAACATTGCCATATCAGCCGTTTACATCTTCAGGAGAAAGATATTCGATGCACTGAGGAGTGTGAGGAATGAGGGGGGTGAGTTGGAGTTGACTTACGGTATTGAGGAATTGATAAGGGGTGGTGGTGAGGTTTATGGTTTACTGCTTAGTGGGGATTCATGGTTGAGCATTGGCGACCCACATAATTACTATGAAACACTGACCAGGACATTTCAGGAGAGGGGTTAG
- a CDS encoding (Fe-S)-binding protein yields MGIADYRKLMIEEGLNEAYRCVHCGFCLPTCPTYRVTFNEADSPRGRIYLVKELLTGKIKPTDSLLEHLDRCVICRRCETACPSGVQYSKIIEAAYAYLGDKLTNYGYSSFVRTGLKLLENPTIIRLALSLSQSIPGIPNHMRGFARSRDRESLDVVLGRVFEPPRDKPVRARALLFTTNSCVAWQSHTHLVHATIRVLTWNGIEVIVPREFRCCGAPYMHMGRFDKAIELARHNINVVNSYVGKYGGVDYVVIPDSGGCQAQWLEYDRLLRSDSGLRGRVVNPLQLLDAIGVVGDLGPVKMRISVQHSCHMMNVAKAHEAIMRVLGKIPGLEIKGLSTADICCGAGMMYPDRHPDLADGIMRMKIDDVNRVKLDALIIESVTCKAHWANYVHKYNLGIRLMYPTELMDLSYRSGNNPGYENIINRSREI; encoded by the coding sequence ATGGGTATTGCGGATTATAGGAAGTTAATGATTGAGGAGGGGCTCAATGAGGCCTACAGATGCGTCCATTGCGGTTTCTGCCTACCCACATGCCCCACCTACAGGGTCACCTTCAATGAGGCGGATAGCCCAAGGGGTAGGATTTACCTGGTCAAGGAGTTATTAACAGGCAAGATCAAACCCACTGACTCACTGCTTGAGCACCTGGATAGGTGCGTGATATGTAGGAGATGCGAGACCGCATGCCCCTCAGGCGTTCAGTACAGCAAGATCATAGAGGCGGCCTATGCCTACCTTGGTGATAAATTGACTAATTATGGTTACTCCAGCTTCGTAAGAACTGGATTGAAACTCCTGGAGAACCCCACAATCATAAGGCTAGCCCTGTCGTTATCCCAATCAATACCTGGCATACCAAACCACATGAGGGGTTTTGCCAGGTCAAGGGATAGGGAGTCCCTGGACGTGGTCCTTGGTAGGGTTTTTGAACCACCCAGGGATAAGCCGGTCAGGGCTAGGGCACTACTCTTCACTACGAACTCCTGCGTGGCGTGGCAATCGCATACACACCTTGTTCATGCAACCATCAGGGTCCTTACCTGGAATGGGATTGAGGTTATTGTGCCCAGGGAATTCAGGTGCTGTGGTGCCCCGTACATGCACATGGGAAGGTTCGATAAGGCCATTGAACTAGCTAGGCATAATATTAATGTGGTTAACTCCTACGTTGGTAAGTACGGTGGTGTTGATTACGTGGTAATACCAGACTCTGGGGGTTGCCAAGCCCAGTGGCTTGAGTATGATAGGTTGTTAAGGAGCGATTCCGGGCTCAGGGGCAGGGTGGTGAACCCACTGCAATTACTGGATGCCATTGGTGTTGTTGGAGATTTGGGCCCCGTTAAGATGAGGATCTCGGTACAGCATAGCTGCCACATGATGAATGTGGCCAAGGCCCATGAGGCCATAATGAGGGTGCTGGGTAAAATACCTGGTTTGGAGATTAAGGGGTTAAGCACCGCCGACATATGCTGCGGTGCGGGTATGATGTACCCCGATAGGCATCCCGACCTGGCTGATGGTATTATGAGGATGAAGATTGATGATGTGAATAGGGTAAAGCTCGATGCATTAATAATCGAGAGCGTCACCTGCAAGGCGCACTGGGCTAATTATGTCCATAAGTACAACCTAGGGATAAGGTTGATGTACCCCACGGAACTGATGGATTTATCATACAGGTCAGGGAATAATCCAGGGTATGAAAACATAATTAATAGGTCCCGTGAAATATAG
- a CDS encoding DEAD/DEAH box helicase, whose product MAVLMRVDELPVPEVLREFIARERGIRELYPPQEEAVVKGLFNGRNMVLSTTTATGKTLMAELAMVNTVLTRGAKAILTVPLRALAYEKASDLRVYEKMGIRIAVSTGEYDKEDAWLSDYDIVVTTYEKLDSLLRHRAGWLRNVGILVVDEVHYINDDKRGPIIESIIAKVKALGLPMQILALSATVGNAEEIARYLDAELVSSHWRPVPLKEGVYYDGVIYYADGATRAVKDLGNPVITLAIDTLLDGGQVLIFTNSRSNTVKLAQQMANYICNYGVKLIEPRELAALASEVLESSQSRILGEELARVIRCGVSFHHAGLDMGTRALVEGAFRDRVLRVVAATTTLAAGVNLPARRVIIHEYRRYEPGIGMVELPVMEYKQMAGRAGRPGLDPYGEAILVARHEDEVDYLMRNYINANVEAVTSKFFNERNLPTQLLSAIASGYAGTLDDVMRYVSSTLGYLQGGFQGNSVLSGILRRRIEDVVSSLVEMGFLERVGDNLRATELGNLVNNLYLDPYLASLYIRGLRSAEETTDLGYIHLVVQSRDVPRVRVRRGEFDDYVEELLNNWDQFLVKPPLTRDEIENGEYEDEELEDYLSTIKTAHMLLDWANEASEDELYKNYDVGPGDLRVYSDLMEWLVNAVYKLALALGMRKHAERLDILRWRLTYGVREELLELVINLEGVGRVRARALYNAGFRTVEDVANADPRVLSGIRGFGDRLARSVVEQARKLVSEGRVVKLSVKSEAKTGEARHGRGGSILDYL is encoded by the coding sequence TTGGCGGTATTAATGAGGGTTGATGAATTACCAGTGCCTGAGGTTCTTAGGGAATTCATAGCGAGGGAGAGGGGGATTAGGGAGCTTTACCCACCGCAGGAGGAGGCCGTGGTTAAGGGCCTATTCAATGGCAGGAACATGGTCCTATCCACCACCACGGCCACGGGCAAGACCCTAATGGCCGAGCTGGCCATGGTAAACACCGTACTAACCAGGGGGGCTAAGGCAATCCTGACCGTGCCCCTCAGGGCGTTGGCCTATGAAAAGGCCAGTGATCTTAGGGTTTACGAGAAGATGGGCATTAGGATTGCCGTGAGTACTGGCGAGTATGATAAGGAGGATGCTTGGCTCTCGGATTACGACATAGTGGTTACCACGTATGAGAAGCTTGATAGCCTCCTGAGGCATAGGGCTGGTTGGTTAAGGAACGTGGGTATCCTGGTTGTTGATGAGGTTCACTATATTAATGATGATAAGAGGGGGCCCATAATCGAGTCCATAATAGCTAAGGTCAAGGCCCTGGGCCTACCCATGCAGATCCTAGCCCTCTCGGCAACCGTGGGTAATGCCGAGGAGATAGCGAGGTATTTGGATGCGGAGCTTGTTTCATCCCATTGGAGGCCCGTGCCCCTCAAGGAGGGTGTTTATTACGATGGTGTTATTTACTATGCTGATGGGGCCACAAGGGCCGTTAAGGACCTTGGTAATCCAGTGATAACCCTGGCAATCGACACACTACTGGATGGTGGGCAGGTCCTCATATTCACGAATTCCAGGTCTAACACCGTTAAGCTGGCTCAGCAAATGGCCAATTACATTTGTAATTATGGTGTTAAGTTGATAGAGCCCAGGGAGTTGGCGGCATTGGCCAGTGAGGTTTTGGAGTCATCACAGTCCAGGATACTCGGTGAGGAGTTGGCTAGGGTTATTAGGTGCGGTGTCTCGTTCCACCACGCAGGGCTTGACATGGGCACCAGGGCGTTGGTGGAGGGCGCCTTTAGGGATAGGGTGTTGAGGGTTGTTGCGGCCACGACAACGCTAGCCGCCGGTGTTAACCTACCGGCCAGGAGGGTCATTATACATGAGTATAGGCGTTACGAGCCTGGTATAGGCATGGTGGAGCTCCCCGTGATGGAGTATAAGCAGATGGCGGGCAGGGCTGGTAGGCCTGGGCTTGATCCCTACGGTGAGGCCATTCTAGTGGCTAGGCATGAGGATGAGGTGGATTACCTAATGAGGAATTACATAAACGCCAACGTGGAGGCTGTAACGTCAAAGTTCTTCAACGAGAGGAACCTACCCACTCAGTTGCTCTCGGCAATAGCCAGCGGCTACGCGGGTACGCTGGATGACGTCATGAGGTACGTTTCGTCAACCCTGGGCTACCTCCAGGGTGGTTTTCAGGGGAATTCCGTGCTTTCGGGGATACTGAGGAGGCGTATTGAGGATGTGGTTTCATCACTCGTTGAAATGGGCTTCCTGGAGCGCGTGGGTGATAATCTCCGCGCCACGGAGCTGGGTAACCTGGTTAATAACCTTTACCTGGACCCATACCTAGCCAGCCTGTACATACGTGGGTTGAGGAGTGCCGAGGAGACCACGGACCTGGGCTACATACACCTGGTGGTGCAGTCCAGGGATGTGCCCAGGGTCAGGGTTAGGAGGGGTGAGTTCGATGATTACGTTGAGGAGCTCCTTAATAATTGGGACCAATTCCTGGTAAAGCCCCCATTAACCAGGGATGAGATTGAGAATGGGGAGTATGAGGATGAAGAGCTCGAGGATTACCTGTCAACGATAAAGACAGCGCACATGCTCCTGGACTGGGCCAATGAGGCCAGTGAGGACGAGCTTTACAAGAATTATGACGTGGGCCCTGGGGACCTGAGGGTTTACAGTGACTTAATGGAGTGGCTCGTGAACGCAGTTTACAAATTAGCCCTCGCCCTCGGGATGAGGAAGCACGCGGAGAGGCTGGACATCCTTAGGTGGAGGTTGACTTACGGGGTTAGGGAGGAGCTTCTGGAGTTGGTTATTAACCTTGAGGGTGTGGGTAGGGTTAGGGCCAGGGCCCTATACAATGCTGGGTTCAGGACTGTGGAGGATGTGGCTAATGCGGATCCCAGGGTTTTAAGTGGTATTAGGGGTTTTGGTGATAGGTTGGCGAGGAGTGTTGTGGAGCAGGCTAGGAAGTTAGTGAGTGAGGGCAGGGTTGTCAAGTTAAGTGTAAAGTCTGAAGCTAAAACTGGCGAGGCGCGTCATGGACGTGGGGGCTCTATACTCGATTACCTGTGA
- a CDS encoding MFS transporter translates to MASGLTDKQILGFSRWFAFVGAFLAMLVISPYQYAFSAFSHDVTQYFHISAVFLGTVFTVTIFLESVFGWPTGFIRDRFGPWLLQLIAAFLVGIGYFAAIFGSPGLLLWVYAVIGGIGAGIVYNNSVTVANKWFPDYRATTAGLISAGYSWGSIPIILLIGILPRVNPIAVFRSVMIGLAVVSFVVILISAFLMRRDPPPGWRPPGFNPQRVRSKTVRAVDYQFTFSETVRTWQFWVLVISFLLVASEGLTIVSKAVQYGLYFKFPLVVAVAASLGSSIFAGLGKFIAGVVSDRIGVIKTLILFYALSGVFTLLSILFGFIRNEAGFVASVALAILFWASIYTVNPAAVGYFYGEVAAGNNYGLLYALAKGSGAIYGGVLTALMIGSLGWINTMIISGLFGIIAAILGVPLLWKVPKPPRSR, encoded by the coding sequence ATGGCGTCTGGATTAACAGATAAGCAAATACTTGGGTTCAGTAGGTGGTTTGCCTTTGTAGGCGCCTTCCTGGCCATGTTAGTGATCAGTCCCTATCAGTACGCCTTCAGTGCCTTTTCTCATGATGTCACTCAGTACTTCCACATTTCTGCGGTGTTTTTGGGTACCGTGTTCACTGTTACTATATTCCTGGAGTCTGTTTTTGGCTGGCCCACTGGTTTTATTAGGGATAGGTTTGGTCCTTGGTTATTGCAGTTGATTGCAGCGTTTCTTGTGGGTATTGGTTACTTTGCCGCTATTTTTGGAAGCCCCGGTCTCCTGCTTTGGGTCTATGCTGTAATTGGTGGTATTGGTGCCGGTATTGTGTATAATAACTCCGTCACCGTAGCCAATAAGTGGTTCCCTGATTATAGGGCCACAACCGCGGGGCTCATATCCGCAGGTTACAGTTGGGGTTCTATACCGATAATACTACTGATTGGCATATTGCCTAGGGTTAACCCAATAGCTGTCTTTAGAAGTGTCATGATTGGGTTGGCCGTGGTATCCTTCGTAGTCATACTAATCTCGGCATTCCTAATGCGTAGAGATCCACCGCCTGGTTGGAGACCACCTGGTTTTAACCCACAAAGGGTTAGGTCGAAGACTGTCAGGGCTGTAGATTACCAATTCACCTTCTCAGAGACTGTGAGGACGTGGCAATTCTGGGTTTTGGTAATATCTTTCTTGTTGGTGGCTTCCGAGGGCTTAACTATTGTGTCTAAGGCCGTGCAGTATGGCTTATACTTTAAATTCCCGCTGGTGGTTGCTGTGGCGGCATCCCTGGGTTCATCGATTTTCGCGGGCCTTGGTAAGTTCATAGCTGGTGTGGTTTCCGATAGGATTGGTGTCATTAAGACCTTGATATTATTCTACGCATTATCTGGTGTGTTTACGTTGTTGAGCATACTTTTCGGTTTCATAAGGAATGAGGCTGGTTTTGTTGCCTCCGTGGCATTGGCGATACTGTTCTGGGCCTCAATTTACACGGTGAATCCAGCCGCAGTGGGTTACTTCTATGGTGAGGTGGCCGCGGGTAATAATTACGGATTGCTCTACGCATTAGCTAAGGGTAGTGGTGCAATTTATGGTGGTGTACTCACGGCTTTGATGATTGGATCCTTGGGATGGATAAACACCATGATAATCTCTGGACTCTTTGGAATAATAGCGGCAATTCTAGGGGTACCACTGCTTTGGAAGGTACCGAAACCCCCACGAAGCAGGTAA
- a CDS encoding FAD-binding oxidoreductase, translating to MSLEVVIRGIEREVSNDSIREPTADYAVDGLTPRLVLYPRDVNELSVMMRHISNNRLRVIPMVNKTKLFLGNIPKAYDVALDLGRVHGIVDYDPEEMVGNFGVSASFSQVRAILSRVNRRLPIDPPLSGRSSIGGIFSCNLFGPMAYTFMNTRDLTLRVRVVMPDGTIVKWGTGMIKDVAGYNIKRLFIGSCGSLGVIYEVTTRIAAMPEVIAVARLDRELDLLVTRRLKPYGAIVINGTMYLRFEGVKEEVEYRLGKLSEVARYEVLYGNEAEDVWYRVTSMDEIFNNDLVIKVVAPPARLNEALGLLGHGYLVKMPMIGEAYLTPSTPLTPGRLGEIRDGVARLGGYLVVFKAPPEFKRGIDVWGVRDNLDLMGGIKSVFDPLGIMSSGRFVGGL from the coding sequence GTGTCCCTGGAGGTTGTGATTAGGGGTATTGAGAGGGAGGTTAGTAATGACTCCATTAGGGAGCCCACCGCGGATTACGCCGTGGATGGCTTAACGCCCAGGCTCGTACTTTACCCCAGGGATGTTAATGAGTTGAGCGTGATGATGAGGCACATCAGCAATAATAGGCTTAGGGTCATACCCATGGTTAACAAGACTAAGTTATTCCTGGGTAACATACCCAAGGCCTATGATGTGGCCCTGGACCTTGGTCGTGTCCATGGGATTGTGGATTACGACCCCGAGGAAATGGTGGGTAACTTTGGTGTCAGTGCCTCCTTTAGCCAGGTTAGGGCCATCCTCTCGCGGGTCAATAGGCGCCTGCCCATTGACCCACCACTCTCGGGTAGGTCGAGTATTGGTGGTATTTTCTCATGCAACCTATTCGGGCCCATGGCCTACACGTTCATGAATACCAGGGACCTGACCCTTAGGGTTAGGGTTGTGATGCCCGATGGGACCATTGTGAAGTGGGGCACTGGTATGATTAAGGATGTGGCTGGTTATAATATTAAGCGTTTGTTCATTGGTTCCTGTGGTTCATTGGGGGTTATTTACGAGGTGACGACCAGGATAGCCGCAATGCCCGAGGTCATCGCCGTGGCCAGGCTAGACCGTGAGCTGGACCTACTGGTGACTAGGAGGTTGAAGCCTTACGGTGCCATTGTCATTAATGGTACCATGTACCTTAGGTTTGAGGGTGTTAAGGAGGAGGTTGAGTATAGGCTGGGTAAGCTATCCGAGGTTGCTCGCTACGAGGTTCTTTATGGTAATGAGGCTGAGGATGTCTGGTACAGGGTGACCTCCATGGATGAAATCTTCAATAATGACCTTGTGATTAAGGTGGTGGCACCACCCGCGCGGTTGAATGAGGCATTGGGCCTCCTGGGCCATGGATACCTCGTTAAGATGCCAATGATTGGCGAGGCCTACCTAACGCCATCCACACCACTAACCCCTGGGCGCCTTGGGGAGATTAGGGATGGTGTGGCTCGTTTGGGTGGTTACCTAGTTGTGTTTAAGGCGCCCCCTGAGTTCAAGCGTGGTATTGACGTGTGGGGTGTTAGGGATAACCTGGATTTGATGGGTGGTATAAAGTCCGTGTTTGATCCATTGGGTATAATGAGTAGTGGTAGGTTTGTGGGTGGTCTGTGA
- a CDS encoding FAD-binding oxidoreductase, whose translation MGISKRIVDEIVKIVGPDGVITDEVELSVYEADGSLVYTARPDVVVFPRSTEEVARVVRLAWENRIPIVARGSGTSLSGGALPLEGGIVISLARMNRVLELDLENETATVEAGVINQWVTDALMGLSYQYPIDLGYYFPADPGSQRVSTIGGNIAHNAGGVKCFKYGVTVNNVRGLRVVLPNGEVKFFGGKVVESPGYDLVGIVTGSEGTMAIVTEALLRIVSNYESVKTILAAFNSIEDAGAAVSRIINLGIRPVALEFMDKLAINAVESGPWAGGLPRDAEAILLIDVEGSEAGASAEANKVVEALKASGAYMVRMAKDRAEANRWWGARKQAFGSMGFVGPNYITGDGTIPRKKLPEALRRIREIGAKYGFRIANVFHAGDGNLHPLILYDERRPGEKERALQAEEEILRMCVEIGGTITGEHGVGYLKRSLITLIYTDYELNIMRRIKGVFDPLGIMNPGKIFPG comes from the coding sequence ATGGGGATTAGTAAGAGGATTGTTGATGAGATTGTTAAGATTGTGGGGCCTGATGGAGTTATTACGGATGAGGTGGAATTGAGTGTGTACGAGGCTGATGGCTCCCTGGTCTACACAGCAAGGCCTGATGTTGTGGTTTTTCCTAGGTCCACGGAGGAGGTGGCCAGGGTTGTTAGGTTGGCTTGGGAGAATAGGATCCCCATTGTTGCTCGTGGCTCTGGTACTAGCCTTAGTGGTGGTGCCCTACCCCTTGAGGGTGGTATTGTTATTTCCCTGGCCAGGATGAATAGGGTCCTTGAGCTTGACCTTGAGAATGAGACTGCTACTGTAGAGGCTGGTGTGATTAATCAATGGGTTACGGATGCCCTGATGGGGCTTAGTTACCAGTACCCTATTGACCTTGGTTATTACTTCCCAGCAGATCCCGGTAGTCAGAGGGTTTCCACGATAGGTGGTAATATTGCGCATAATGCTGGTGGCGTTAAGTGTTTTAAGTACGGTGTCACCGTTAATAATGTACGCGGTCTGAGGGTTGTCCTCCCCAATGGTGAGGTTAAGTTCTTTGGGGGTAAGGTTGTGGAAAGCCCTGGCTATGACTTGGTGGGTATTGTAACGGGTTCCGAGGGTACCATGGCGATAGTAACCGAGGCTCTTCTTAGGATTGTGAGTAATTATGAGTCCGTTAAGACCATATTGGCAGCTTTCAACTCTATTGAGGATGCGGGCGCCGCCGTTTCCAGGATTATCAACCTTGGGATAAGGCCTGTGGCGCTGGAGTTCATGGATAAGCTTGCCATTAACGCCGTGGAGTCCGGCCCCTGGGCTGGTGGACTGCCTAGGGATGCCGAGGCCATACTCCTCATAGATGTTGAAGGGTCCGAGGCCGGCGCGTCCGCTGAGGCTAACAAGGTTGTTGAGGCCCTGAAGGCATCCGGTGCTTACATGGTTAGGATGGCTAAGGATAGGGCTGAGGCTAATAGGTGGTGGGGTGCCAGGAAGCAAGCCTTTGGCTCCATGGGCTTTGTGGGTCCGAATTACATAACCGGTGATGGTACCATACCGAGGAAGAAGCTCCCAGAGGCCCTTAGGAGGATTAGGGAGATTGGTGCCAAGTATGGCTTTAGGATTGCTAACGTGTTCCATGCTGGCGATGGCAACTTGCACCCGTTGATTCTCTATGATGAGAGGAGACCCGGTGAGAAGGAGAGAGCTTTGCAGGCCGAGGAGGAGATACTGAGGATGTGCGTTGAGATTGGGGGCACGATTACGGGGGAGCACGGGGTTGGTTACCTCAAGAGGAGCCTGATTACCCTAATCTACACCGATTATGAGCTCAACATAATGAGGAGGATTAAGGGTGTTTTTGACCCATTGGGTATCATGAACCCGGGTAAGATCTTCCCAGGGTGA
- a CDS encoding FAD-dependent oxidoreductase, with amino-acid sequence MRVVIIGGGVIGTLLGALLTINDVNFVIVDADLQRPRAPLIHSVLLRIPSDVELARISRDVYGEISQYFNVDIMVDVPSITIVPSSCFGELKNLINLWNSAGAKMEFIEERHAIRGVVNGEVMVMARGGDHLIRIQRLMERLRERPNFIRGRASLKLVGNELRVIVNGEVLKGDYVILASGAWNSLLIKSLGLNAPLKPYKCQAAAFMTMRGLGFIVYDYVLGMYMRPLDATAFREHIVVAGDGNAAIKGLGAGDGVDPWFTEEITRKVRLRLGVALPVASRYGYCELTPDTLPLVGPWGVDDLYVIGGFDGYAAEVGPALAKALVNYIIRGTWDDYAKAYLTTRFLGGWPSDWGIGVEAHELCVG; translated from the coding sequence GTGAGGGTCGTTATCATTGGTGGTGGGGTGATCGGTACCCTGCTTGGCGCTCTACTTACCATTAATGATGTGAATTTCGTGATTGTAGACGCCGATTTACAAAGGCCCAGGGCTCCATTGATTCACTCGGTCCTGCTGAGGATACCCAGTGATGTAGAATTGGCCAGGATCTCCAGGGATGTGTATGGTGAAATTAGCCAGTACTTCAACGTGGACATTATGGTTGATGTGCCCTCCATAACCATAGTGCCTAGTTCCTGCTTTGGGGAATTGAAGAACCTAATAAACCTATGGAACTCTGCGGGCGCCAAGATGGAGTTCATTGAGGAACGCCATGCCATTAGGGGCGTTGTTAATGGTGAGGTTATGGTGATGGCAAGGGGTGGCGATCACCTAATCCGTATTCAAAGGCTCATGGAGAGGTTGAGGGAGAGACCAAACTTCATTAGGGGTCGTGCATCCCTTAAACTCGTTGGTAATGAGCTGAGGGTTATTGTCAATGGTGAGGTCTTAAAGGGTGATTACGTAATCCTCGCTAGTGGTGCCTGGAATTCACTACTAATTAAGTCCCTGGGACTTAATGCACCTCTTAAGCCGTATAAGTGCCAGGCGGCTGCCTTCATGACCATGAGGGGGCTTGGCTTCATTGTTTATGACTACGTATTGGGTATGTACATGAGGCCCCTCGATGCCACCGCATTTAGGGAGCACATCGTGGTAGCTGGTGATGGTAATGCCGCAATTAAGGGGTTGGGCGCTGGGGATGGGGTGGATCCGTGGTTCACTGAGGAGATTACTAGGAAGGTTAGGCTTAGACTCGGCGTTGCGCTTCCAGTGGCGTCTAGGTATGGTTACTGCGAGTTAACACCGGACACGTTACCCCTGGTGGGTCCGTGGGGGGTTGATGACCTTTACGTAATTGGCGGCTTCGATGGCTATGCCGCTGAGGTGGGCCCTGCGTTGGCTAAGGCCCTGGTTAATTACATCATCAGGGGTACGTGGGATGACTACGCCAAGGCCTACCTCACCACTAGGTTTCTCGGTGGTTGGCCCAGCGATTGGGGCATTGGCGTTGAGGCTCATGAGTTATGCGTGGGCTGA